A window from Chiroxiphia lanceolata isolate bChiLan1 chromosome 3, bChiLan1.pri, whole genome shotgun sequence encodes these proteins:
- the LOC116785126 gene encoding cysteine-rich venom protein kaouthin-2-like: MILPVVFLCFTAVLPPSTAQEAEGVDALSTSRADQQKLIVDRHNALRRGVKPTASNMMKMEWCPRAAENAQKWANQCTLSHSPPNLRRTDVLCGENLFMSTAPVSWSDVLQTWYDEEKDFKYGTGAKTKDAMIGHYTQMVWHSSYKIACGLASCSNSRFKYFYVCQYCPMGNLLSSMKTPYKEGEPCGDCPNACEDGLCTKS; encoded by the exons ATGATTCTGCCAGTGGTGTTCCTGTGTTTCACAGCTGTACTGCCTCCTTCCACTGCACAG GAGGCTGAAGGTGTCGATGCTCTGTCAACCAGCAGAGCAGATCAGCAAAAGCTGATTGTTGACAGACATAATGCCCTCAGGAGAGGAGTAAAACCAACTGCCAGCAACATGATGAAGATG GAATGGTGTCCTCGGGCTGCAGAGAATGCCCAAAAATGGGCCAATCAATGTACTTTAAGTCACAGTCCTCCTAATCTGAGGAGAACAG atgtACTATGTGGTGAAAATCTCTTCATGTCAACCGCCCCAGTCTCATGGTCAGATGTTCTTCAGACTTGGTACGATGAGGAGAAAGATTTCAAATATGGAACTGGAGCAAAAACAAAAGATGCTATGATTGGCCATTACACTCAG ATGGTTTGGCACAGTTCCTATAAAATTGCATGTGGTCTCGCTTCCTGTAGCAACAGCAGATTCAAATACTTTTATGTCTGCCAGTACTGCCCCAT GGGGAATTTACTAAGTTCCATGAAGACACCCTACAAGGAAGGAGAGCCCTGTGGGGATTGCCCTAATGCTTGTGAGGATGGATTGTGCA CCAAGTCTTGA